A stretch of Anoplopoma fimbria isolate UVic2021 breed Golden Eagle Sablefish chromosome 4, Afim_UVic_2022, whole genome shotgun sequence DNA encodes these proteins:
- the ccnjl gene encoding cyclin-J-like protein, which produces MGKMERELQWWKGQLAADIHQSLRIKELKLPVYRAHSPQIGMRRYFADLLAILSNRYQLCPTARHLAVYLLDLFMDHYDVAVKQLYVIALSCLLLASKFEEKEDRVPKLEQLNSLGFMCSLNLVLNKKDLIKMELLLLETFGWNLCMPTPAHFIDYYLHASVQEGDLYNGWPLSSLSKTKAFMDKYTHYFLEVSLQDHAFLSFRPSQVAAACVAASRICLQISPSWTTALHLLTGYTWDHLTQCIELMLLAHDNDVKEANKTKSTPPHRPSSLQHQPQTSHLSPMSAIQRPASSSSSTSSTPQLLFQPDGFPHLSQHSPSLSQLQALADSQALGPVVNMSQDFLQSHRMGLLTGAASMTPVGGFPSYPSLTSGLQPGPRALPLQGPISVQMALAGEPRHCLSMAYSGGYLGGHHTFTAGCFDR; this is translated from the exons ATGggaaagatggagagggagCTGCAATGGTGGAAAGGACAGCTAGCTGCCGACATCCATCAGTCGCTCCGCATCAAG GAGCTGAAGCTACCGGTCTACCGAGCCCACTCTCCACAGATTGGCATGCGGCGCTACTTTGCTGACTTGTTGGCCATCCTGAGCAATCGCTACCAGCTGTGTCCTACAGCGCGTCACCTCGCCGTCTACCTGCTGGACTTGTTCATGGACCACTACGATGTGGCCGTCAAGCAGCTCTATGTCATCGCCCTCTCGTGTCTGCTCCTAGCCA GTAAATTTGAGGAAAAGGAGGACCGGGTCCCCAAACTGGAGCAGCTGAACTCTCTGGGCTTTATGTGCAGCCTGAACCTGGTTCTCAACAAGAAGGATCTGATCAAAATGGAGCTTCTGCTGCTCGAGACATTTGGCTGGAATCTGTGCATGCCCACACCAGCCCACTTTATTGACTACTACCTCCATGCCTCGGTGCAGGAGGGCGACCTATACAACGGCTGGCCCCTCTCTTCGCTCTCAAAGACCAAGGCTTTCATGGACAAATACACTCACTACTTTCTGGAGGTCTCACTGCAAG ACCACGCCTTCTTGAGCTTCCGACCGTCCCAGGTTGCTGCTGCGTGTGTGGCAGCGTCTCGTATTTGCCTTCAGATTTCCCCTAGCTGGACGACCGCTCTGCATCTGCTTACGGGCTACACGTGGGACCACCTGACCCAGTGCATTGAGCTCATGCTGCT TGCTCATGACAATGACGTTAAGGAGGCCAACAAGACCAAATCCACTCCTCCTCACCGgccctcctctctgcagcaccAGCCCCAGacctctcacctctctcccaTGTCAGCCATCCAGAGAccagcctcctcttcctcctccacatcctccaCACCACAGCTGCTCTTTCAGCCGGACGGCTTCCCACACCTTTCCCAGCATTCCCCGTCCCTGTCCCAGCTACAGGCGCTAGCTGACTCCCAGGCTTTGGGGCCTGTGGTGAACATGTCTCAGGACTTCCTTCAGAGCCACAGGATGGGTCTCCTCACTGGCGCTGCTTCCATGACACCCGTGGGTGGGTTCCCCTCCTACCCAAGCTTGACCTCGGGTCTCCAGCCGGGGCCTCGCGCGCTGCCGCTCCAGGGCCCCATTTCTGTGCAGATGGCCCTCGCTGGAGAGCCGCGCCACTGTCTGAGCATGGCCTACAGCGGGGGCTACCTGGGGGGTCATCACACGTTCACAGCGGGCTGCTTTGACAGGTGA
- the LOC129089886 gene encoding gastrotropin-like: MAFAGKYELESQDNYEEFLEAIGLLNAKTDQKVVTEVVQDGNDFTWTQTIPNWTWSNEFTAGKQCELTTMTGKKFTATVTVEGSKMSIPFPQYHLTAEVIGDKLIVNCMTPGEKGVTFKRISKRI, from the exons ATGGCTTTCGCTGGAAAATATGAGCTGGAGAGTCAAGACAACTACGAGGAGTTTCTGGAAGCAATTG GGCTTCTCAATGCCAAGACAGACCAGAAAGTGGTAACAGAGGTGGTTCAGGACGGGAATGACTTCACCTGGACACAAACCATTCCCAACTGGACCTGGTCCAATGAGTTCACCGCTGGTAAGCAATGTGAGCTGACAACAATGACGGGCAAAAAATTCACG GCTACTGTCACTGTGGAAGGAAGCAAGATGTCCATTCCGTTTCCTCAGTACCACCTCACAGCAGAGGTCATTGGGGATAAGCTAATAGTG AATTGCATGACTCCAGGGGAGAAGGGAGTGACTTTCAAAAGGATTAGCAAAAGGATCTAA